In Cydia fagiglandana chromosome 3, ilCydFagi1.1, whole genome shotgun sequence, the following are encoded in one genomic region:
- the LOC134680339 gene encoding deoxyribodipyrimidine photo-lyase-like, producing the protein MLGKWRGFVVVNKFVKSAHRFCLVRNFNTLKMASAAKKPKLFQPSISGSESKISIDDFMKSLQAKRDETAKSILEYKFNKKRLRIISQEQTVPDDCEGIVYWMSRDSRVQDNWAFLFAQKLALKNEVPLHVCFCLIAKYLDASVRQFDFLIKGLKTVAAQCKELDISFHLLEGDGGDVLPQWVIDHKIGAVVCDFNPLRTPLGWLEKAKKGLKKDVPLIQVDAHNIVPCWVASDKQEYSARTIRNKINSKLDEYLTQFPPVIKHPYKSKFKPDPIDWDQAIESREADKSVGPVDWATPGYHAAVKMLKSFLDKRLAIFATKRNDPTLDALSNLSPWFHFGQISVQRVALCVQEYKKKYTESVNAFLEEAIVRRELADNFCFYNEHYDSVKGAHSWAAKTLDDHRKDKRSHIYTLDELAQAKTHDDLWNSAQIQLNTEGKMHGFLRMYWAKKILEWTPSPEDALKYAIYLNDHYSIDGRDPSGYVGCMWSICGTHDQGWAERAVFGKIRYMNYEGCKRKFTVPAFVARYGGKVHKYVPKK; encoded by the exons ATGCTAGGGAAATGGCGCGGCTTTGTGGTTGTAAACAAATTTGTTAAAAGCGCGCATCGGTTTTGCCTTGTGAGGAattttaatactttaaaaatggcATCAGCAGCAAAAAAACCTAAACTTTTCCAGCCTTCAATATCTGGCTCAGAATCAAAGATCTCAATTGACGATTTTATGAAAAGTCTGCAAGCCAAACGCGATGAGACCGCTAAGTCGATTTTGGAGTATAAATTCAACAAAAAGCGTCTTAGGATAATATCTCAAGAGCAGACGGTGCCTGATGACTGCGAGGGCATCGTGTACTGGATGTCTAGAGACAGTAGAGTGCAGGACAACTGGGCTTTTCTGTTTGCACAGAAGCTTGCGTTGAAGAACGAAGTACCGCTCCATGTGTGTTTTTGCTTGATTGCGAAGTACTTGGACGCGTCTGTGAGGCAGTTTGACTTTCTTATCAAAG GCTTAAAAACAGTAGCAGCTCAATGCAAGGAGCTGGACATATCCTTCCACCTCCTAGAAGGCGATGGCGGGGATGTCCTACCACAATGGGTGATAGACCACAAGATTGGGGCCGTGGTGTGCGACTTCAACCCGCTGAGGACACCCCTGGGGTGGCTGGAGAAGGCGAAGAAGGGGTTGAAGAAAGATGTGCCTTTGATTCAG GTGGACGCTCACAACATAGTCCCGTGCTGGGTGGCCTCAGACAAGCAGGAGTACTCGGCGCGGACCATCCGGAACAAGATCAACTCCAAGCTGGATGAATATTTGACACAGTTCCCGCCGGTTATTAAGCACCCTTACAAGAGCAAATTTAAACCTGac CCAATAGACTGGGACCAAGCCATAGAATCCCGCGAAGCCGACAAGTCCGTAGGCCCCGTGGACTGGGCCACTCCAGGCTACCACGCCGCGGTCAAAATGTTGAAGAGCTTCCTGGATAAGAGGCTCGCGATATTCGCGACGAAGCGGAATGATCCTACTCTTGATGCACTTAGCAACCTCTCCCCTTGGTTCCATTTTG GTCAAATCTCCGTCCAAAGAGTAGCCCTCTGTGTTCAAGAGTACAAGAAGAAATACACGGAGAGTGTCAACGCATTCTTAGAAGAGGCCATAGTGCGCCGCGAACTGGCAGACAACTTCTGCTTCTACAACGAACACTATGACAGTGTGAAGGGAGCGCATAGTTGGGCGGCGAAGACTTTGGACGATCACAG AAAAGACAAAAGATCGCACATCTACACGCTCGACGAACTAGCCCAGGCCAAAACTCACGACGACCTCTGGAACTCCGCGCAAATACAACTCAATACAGAGGGCAAGATGCACGGCTTCTTACGGATGTACTGGGCGAAGAAGATTCTAGAATGGACGCCCAGTCCTGAAGATGCGCTCAAGTATGCGATATACTTGAACGATCATTATAGCATCGATGGGCGGGATCCTAGTGGATATGTCG GCTGCATGTGGTCGATCTGCGGCACGCACGACCAGGGCTGGGCGGAGCGCGCCGTGTTCGGCAAGATACGCTACATGAACTACGAGGGCTGTAAGCGGAAGTTCACTGTACCCGCCTTCGTGGCGAGATATGGAGGAAAGGTCCACAAGTATGTGCCTAAGAAGTAG